The sequence GGAACGATGGGAGCTAGTGCGCCGGGAAGCGCTAAAGGACAGGGACCCGGTAGGAATGCCTTTCCTGGTGCAGGTGCGACCTAATGGTCCAAATGAATATCATGCCTTCCAATGGGACctaattaaagaattaagaaaggCTGTGACTACATATGGATTACATGCACCATTTACTCAGTCATTGTTAGAAAATGTTATGACTGGTCAATTTTTGGTGCCGTACGATTGCCGTCAGATAGCTGCGCTGATTTTAACGCCAACACAAAAACTACTCTGGgagcaaaaatggaaagaagggtGTGAATTAGCCGCCCTAGGTAACATAGAACGGCAGCCTGGCGACCCCCTCCGGGGAGCCGGGATCCCACAGTTGATGGGGACCGAGCCCTTACTTGATCCGAGATTGCAGGCTAGGCTCAACGATGCCGTCCTGTGGCAGTCCGCGTCTCTGGCCCTCCAGGCTATGCTGAAGTTGCCTGAAGTTGGAAAAGTCCAGCCATCATTTACCAGCATTAGGCAACAAGTTACTGAGCCTTATATGCAATTCATTGATAGATTGCGAGACGCTTTGGGCAAACAAATTGACAACCACGAGGCCAAAGAGGCCCTTATGCTAAAACTGGCAGTGGACAATGCAAACACAGACTGTAACAAAATACTCCAAGCCCTGCCTGCTAATACTACATTAGTACAAATGATAGAGGCATGCAGTCGAGTTGGATCCATAGAACATCACAGTGCCGCTTTGGCCGGAGCTTTTGGTGCTGTGCTTCAAATCGGAGGTAAACGGTGTTCCCGCTGCCAAGCCACGGGACATTTTGCTGCTGAATGTCCACAGCGAGGAGCGGGAGGGGGGACGTGGTAACCCTGCTCCTCCCGCTGCTTGCCCACGGTGCGGCAAGGGATGGCACTGGGCTAGCCAGTGCCATTCGAAGCATAATGCAGAGGGAAAACCTTTACGACGGCGGCGGGGAAACGGGAAGCGGAGCGCgaaaaggcaataggtgtaattgttaatggtttccgagatatggtttccaaaggaTAGAGTCGAAATGCAACGCTAACGCAGGGTCCAGCGCCACCTGCACCCCTGCTGTCACCTCCGAGCACCCGCAcacccgccccgccgccggctgctGTGTTTCTCAGGTTTTAGCGCACGCCCGCGCGCACCGGGCGCTGCCGTGTTCCGCCCGCTGCTGCGCCCGGGCCCTCCGCCCCGCGGGACCCCGCTCACCACCGCCCTCCGCCAccgccgctgctgccccccgccatcccccccacccccgggccGGCTCCCCCTCAGCCCGCCGGCCCCTCTGCTGGCGCTGCGGGCCGCCGGCGGCAGCTCGGCCGAGGGTGTGGGTGGATCCCCTGAAAAGGCAGCCACAGATCTCAGCAGTGAACGCAAACTCAGTAAatcccagcagctgaaaaaagttttcaaagaatgtGGTGCTGTAGGGGTTTCATTCCATGTTGGAATTTCACTAGCATCTCTAGGAATCTTCTACCTGGCTGCGTCAAGTGGCGTGGATATGACTGCGGTTCTCTTCAAACTTGGTTTCAGTGAATCATCGCTGCAATCTAAAAGGGCTGCTGGTACAGGCACATTCCTGTTGGCATATGCTATTCACAAATTGTTTGCTCCAGTACGAATAATTTTTGTGCCAGCGATACAGATGGCGACGTTTAACAACAGGAAAACGTCACATTGTTCCTCATCCAGCTAAATTAGACGGCTAAGCACCTGAACGTGCTTTCTCACAAACCACCGTGTCCCCTGCTCACCACCTTTGGGTTTTTCCAACTAAGACAAGAGTTGCTGTTGTAACATCACAATTTGCGTGAATAACAATCTGTGTAGCTCAAAATATTacactgtttctctctcttggGGTAGAATATTTGCATTGTGCCAAATGCTAGtagatattttcatatattttctatgCTCTGTGATACCTTAATATATGCGGATTTTCAGACTTGTGTCCTCTTGTGTTAGAGATAAAAACCATAAATGATGGAGAAATTACATTGTGAATGTGTCTTAGGctgttaaaattgtttttcagttttttttttaaatgtatgtatttaagTAAATTTGTTAGCATATTTTTGACAATTTATATTCATTAATGTTTTGAAGTAATTGTTTCAGGGAAAGTATCTGTGCTGCACTCTCAATAAAAAtgtgctaaataaataaaaaaaaaaagagagaaaaaaagaaaaaaaaagagaaggaaaaaaaaaagaaaaacctagtACCTTTGGATATTGTATCGGACTCGCAATATGCTGTAAGTGTCGCTCAGCGCATTGAGAGGGCCAATTTGAGACATATCCCAAAGGAAAGcttgtttctaaaatttaaagaaCTGTTATTTTTGGTAGAGCAGCAAGTGCACCCATATTGTATTATTCATATGTGGAGCCACACCATGTTACCCGGTATTTTTGCAGAGGGTAACGCACATGCTGACCAGCTAACTAATATGACCCTGACTGCCCTGGTGCCTaaggtgctggagcaagcaCGGTTATCCCATGCCTTTTTCCATCAATCCGCCAAAGTCTTGGTGAAACAATTCACTATATCGGTCACTGATGCCAAATTGATTGCCCAAACATGTCCTGACTGTCAACAACATGTTTCGACCCGATCTTTAACGGTAAACCATAGAAGTCTACGGTCCTTACAGTTATGCCAGACTGACGTGACGCATATTCCAGAATTTGGTCGCTTGAAAAATGTTCACGTATTGGTAGATACTTTCTCTCATGCTATTTGAGCAACAGTTGTGGTGGGTGAAACTAGTTGCCATGTCCAGGCTCACTTCTGTGTTGCTTTCGCAGCGCTAGGcatcccaaaggaaataaaaaccgaCAGTGGCCCCGCCTATACTAGTCACTCCCTTCAAACCTTTTTTCAAACTTGGGTTATCTGACACACCACAGGCATTCCTCATTCCCCCACGGGTCAAGCCACTGTTAAGCGCACACATCGCACCTTGAAAACActgctaaataaacaaaaagggggaGACACCCAGGAAACACCACAGAACAGGTTGGGAAAGGCACTTTACATAATAAATCACCTATCATTACCCTTTCCTCACAAAGAGGTACCGCCCAcaataaaacattacaaaagtaTGAATTCTGCGCTGTCATGGGTGCCACAGTCAGAGTAGGCCTTAGTAAtagtaaaaaatttaaatacaggtCTTTGGGAGGGTCTTTGGGAGGGACCCCAGCCCTAATAACTTGGGGTCGAGGGTATGCCTGTGTCTCCACAGGTCATGGACCAAGATGGGTACCAGCAAGGGAGGTAACGCCATGGTTGGCCTCCTCCTCACAATCGCCGCTGTCATCGATTATTGCCAGCCCTGGGTCTCCATCCAACCACGCTGCAACATCTGGGTCACCCTCGCCaacatgacaggacaagaagcgaTGTGCCTGTCCCGGGCTAGTGCTAACGAGCCATTCATGACATGTCTGGTGGGGAACCCGGCAGATAACAAAGACTGGACTGTCTACTTGCCGCAAGCGCCCCTAGAGCCACAGGAATTAGATATCCTGGGATgtgaaacagcaacagcatgtgTAAGGTTTAATTTCTcaggcaaaaaaacaaatcatgaaACAAATGGTCAACGCCACACTTGCTCCTTATtgcaatgcatctctttgctgtAATTATACAAAACTATAATAGCATCATTCCTTGCGTCAGGAGCCGCTCTGCTCGGCTGTGGGATTGACTGTGGAacgcccctaggtgcaccccCAGCATTTTTCCTCGGAGGGGTCTccactctcagccgctcaccACGGGAGTAGACAAGGGCCTCCTGAAGCCAcggacaaattattttaagtgatattttcttgtggtatgaatgagaagtgcaagaggcctctttgcgtgattgtgtgattgtgctgtgcgAGTGAGATGCAGCATCACTGCGAAACAACATCCCTAGCGCTTAGtggcttgttgactgatgtagaTTCTAGTAGGCACGCTACTTTACAATTGTAATCCTGCATGTGATTTTCACCCTGTTGCTTATTGTACCTTGCTTATTGCAATGTCTGTGGTGattgatagaaaaatctatagaaagcaTTTGGTtggttgaaaataaaaaagggggaattgtgggaaaggaattcgcaggtggcttcgtgctgtttcacacatccctgaattagagataatgaggaaacaagcggtagaaacaaaaacttgagcaaggtggagataaagtaaattggctacagtgctaaagatgagctttgggcagtggccaattgctggctggctcgaggcacgtgtctgagggtctctaaccaattgtatgacagattcgggCGCGTGGACAGCAcgtggggctacggggaaagtatatgtagtagtgaaaaagggcaataaacgTCTCCagttcaagagccatcagcaGTCCctgtctttcatcccttcatTAAGTCACTGCTACAGCAGCACCAGCATAACCtgaaccctcttacctctacaaaATCCTTAATTTCTGCTGGGCAAGACCCtattccctcccccaaatctcaTGTCTCTCCTGACCAGGGTttctcctgacctccccatatcagtcatctcattgggatcagctttctgatggctatCATGATCTCAGCGTATCCATCACACCTCTTGTTGGCTACtctatttctgagaaaagcGGCACTTAAGACACGatggaaaatgacaaaaaagtcCATCAGAGCACCCTCCACAacgtgcccagcagctctgcacctccagaaAAGTGTGGTTCCTGCatacaagttttctttccagaacgGCTCCTATGGATCGAGGGTAACTTTTCCCAGGCACTCACTTTCTCAAGCCACACCACTCTTGCCCGCAGGCCCCACGTGTCTCTCcaaccctcccctcttcccctgcagtagtggcaCCTCACCGCAGCAGGTCGGTGCGTCTCCAGGCTCAGGGGTGTTTCCTGAGGGCCTGCCCCGTGTGCGGAGTGgcggggaggaagagagcaaggtcagctcctggggcatggctgagcacagcccagccatcCCGCACCGCAGGCAGGCCCCTTCTCCCAGGCTGAGGCACACATGCAAGGTGGACACTTCTCCATCAGCCCAGCTTCACGCAGGGACCTTCAGCCCTGCCCCAGATCCGGGACTCATCACTTCCTCCTTGTCCACCCACAGACATACATTGCTTTCCATTTGGGGACTCTTGCAGGACTTTAAGGATCTGCTAAAGCCCTGgatttccttgtttctcacaGCCTTCTCACAAGTCTTTCTCCTGGCCCTCCCCgctgcccagcactgcctcTCAGGTGGCACTCAGTGACCCTTCCCTTCAGAAGGGCCTTTGGGCTTCCTCAATTGTCCTGGTGCTTATTAGCACCTTCCTGGCTCCTTCCAGAGCTCAGAGCGAGCTTTCTTGTCCAGCATGGGGCCCTGCACTGGCTCTGGCTGGGACGGAGTtactctctgcagagcagcccctgtcGTGCTGTGTTTTTGATGTGACCAGAGCAGTGTTGGTCACCCACGGCTGTGCTCGCTGTTCCTGAGCAGTGCGTGAACAGCACCAAGGccttctctgcttctcactCTGCCCTACCAGCGAGTTGGTTGTGGGTGGGCaaaaggctgggaggggaacCCGCTGTGACAGCTGACCCAGCCTGACCCAATGGATGATCCATGGCACATAACATAGTGCTCAGCAATACATGTTGGGATCATCTTTCCAAGACAAGGTGGCAGTTTCTCAGAGACTGCCTGCACAACGGTCTGCTAGTGGGAACTGATGAGTTACAAGATGCTCATTATGTTTGGcgtttgattttcatttctttcttttttctttttctttcctattcttATGTGTCTTTCTCTCAATCTGTGagttttacttatttatggtgttccctcccctctgccctctagaggaggaggaaggaggcagctcgtgcatgctgctgcctggggtgagcaaggaggaggctggCCATGGTGCAAGGAAATGGAGGTcggtgaagctgcaggagccccgtTCTCTTGCCTGGGagatccccagcacagagtgcctgtgccccgcagggccagccctgctccccaggccagcacaagaggcctggcccaggcacagagcagcctgccccgAGCAGGTGCCTACACAAAGAGCTTACTCTTCTTCCTTTACCCATCTGTGCAGGCCCAGAAATGCTGCCCTGCTCTTTCCCAGGgccatccctgctcccagagagCCTTGCCCAGGGCAGTGTGTCCGTGCTGGCCTGGCCGGCCATTGCTGCTTCCCTGCCATGCTCCCCGCCAGGCCCTGAGCTGGCggagctgctgtgcagagccaggggctGTTGTGCCCTGAGACCCTGTGGGGACCCtcccctgcccgtgctgctcaGGGTGCTGGACAAGAGCTGCACCAGACCTGGCCCACGAGGCTTCAAAGAAGGTCTCCTCAATTACAATGCAGTTTTATGGGCCTTCGCTTGCTGGCTCTTCACCACCTCCcctggcattgcagagcccTCCTTAGCCCACAGAGTTCTCTGATTGGCCTTTTCCTTTGCCAAAATCTTCTTTGGATGGTCACTAATTTTATGAGGTTTTAATCACTACCCAATGAGCACATTGTCCCAGGGTTCCCCTGATCTCTCCTGGCacctccagattcctctccaggctgccaTCATCAATCCACCCCACTGCAGGGTGCCTAGTCCCATGAAGAGGAGTCCGAGACCAGTTGTTGTCTGATTAGACAGGTGAGGCCATAAAGGGAGCTCTTGGTCCAGTCCTTTGCTACTCACACACCGccctgggactttcagcctgtgTCCTACACTCCATGAAGAaccccagaaaacagaagagcacgGAGCAAACCCTTGGCTCTGTTCCTAACAGCAGCATTGGAAGAGGCATCCCggcttctgggtttgccctgcagagccccattTGTTACTGCCGTGGTATCAGGGAGGGCAGCTGTGACACAGGGCTGCAcattgcctgctgctgcctgctgggacagggatgccactgcagagacaacaggactgtcaccaaggtacaCAAGATCTGAGGGCTAACCCACGTACAAGAGCACAAGAGAACAATGAGGAAgccaaaagagagcagcagtgaaaaggccacatcctgctgctggccatggccatgactccagggaagcagcagccccgacccaaaggcagcagagaggcagagcccagcgggcagtgaggggcagccccgagggccaccggggctgctcctccatgtggcagctgggctctaGGCCCCgagcccctcctgcgtgctggggctgctcccccagctccagaggAGAAGGGATGAGATGGCAGCTGAGACCAATGAATTTCTGATGACTTCATTATTGGGTTTATCTACACAGGAAGCAGTGTTTTATCGGAAAATAATTAACCTGTAGGAGGCtaagaataatattttataaatcagaaaaaaaaaaaagaaaaaaaaagagaaaataatagtaCAGatagataataataaaagagtATGTAAaaatttttctgagaaaagctgGAATTTCTGAATATAGGCATATTATTATAGGCGAATATGCTGAAAGTTTGTGTATTCAGGCAGTGTCCTCACCGCATCCCTTagttcctggttcctcatgctgtagatgactgggttcactgctgggggcactactgagtacagaactgccaccaccaggtccatggatggggaagagatggaggggggcttcaggtaggcaaacatgccagtgctgaccatcagggagaccacagccaggtgagggaggcacgtggaaaaggctttgtgccggccctgctcagagggcatcctcagcactaACCTGAAGATCTGAATATaggaaataacaataaaaacagaacaaccaAATAACACAGAAACACTGAACACAACTACTCCAGCTTCCCTGAGATAtacatctgagcaggagagcttgagaatctgggggatttcacagaagaactggtccacagcattgccttggcagaggggcagggaaaatgtattggccgtgtgcaggacagcattgagaaagccactgccccaggcagctgctgccatctgggcacaagctctgctgcccaggaggctcccgtagtgcaggggcttgcagatggcaacatagcggtcgtaggacatgacggtgagaagaaaatactctgctgatatcaagaagagaaaaacaaagacctgtgcagcacaccccgcataggaaatggccctggtaTCATGaagggcattggccatggctttggggagagtggtggagatgcagcccaggtcgaggagggcgaggttgaggaggaagaagtacatgggggtgtggaggcggtggtcgcaggctacggcggtgaggatgaggccgttgcccaggagggcagccaggtagatggccagaaagagcgcgaagtgcaggagctgcagctcccgcgtgtctgcgaatgccagcaggaggaactcgctcacagaactgctgttgggcattttctGACATTGGACACTGTTGTCTGTtgaagaggagaaggcagaaaaaatttAGAagagacttctctgaggaaagcCTATAGCAAGTCTTAGAGCACTCTCATcccaagcctctctctttgcaagagaacatttctgcagctctaTCACTTGATTCCCCGCTGATGCTgtctgagagtggcactgggagcagggattgctgtgggctccagaggagtccctCCTGCTGTGAAGCAGGCGGGAAGCAGGAACATGagggaaactcaagttcagtccactTATCAGATCCATGAACTTTGCAATGTTGTTGCAAAGAACACATCCAACCACAGTGTAGAGAaaggcagattttcttttgcttaggaCAATGATCACACTCGTGTGTTTCCAAAGAAGTGGAGACAGCTTAcagcagagaagccccagtgCCAGTGCAGCTGGACAGAATCCTCACCTTGTTTCCAGGTGTCtgagcaggatctcagctcttccctcctAACCAGGGGTGCAGaggcctcactccagctgctcacagacagccatccagcagcacaaaCATGGCCTTTGCAAGGAGGTGTCTTCTTCTTGGGgcacctggataacacaaggatgcTGCTAGAGAGCTGCATCCTGTTGGAGAGCAGCCTCCAACCCAGGAAGACACCTCACAAAGAGAGCTGGATATCTGCAAGAAAGGATGTCCCAGCTTCCCATCTACACCCCTGCAGTGTCTGGAGGAGTCTTGGACACTCTGCCCTTGGCTGACCAGGGGCACCTGGCTTAGAGCACTCCAAGGGGCTTCcgccagacttcctcacctcgctgtgaaatccagcaggactctcaaagcctactgcattgccccctgccctcccagaaacaagacccaggaggagacccttccaggacgtgcagctgcatggccgTGCAGCCAGACacttaccttgtcaagggctgtgcagatttctcctgcagtcagctctcagcatcctcccactcccaactgcctccaagacctctctccttctctcctctccccgtgccacctgcggtcagagcccccagccctgctgcgctgtgcagaggagctgctcctgggcagagctggctctctgcaccagggccctcttgccaggagctctctctgtcccaggagcccggcccagctcagcaccagaggcccagcccaaggcattgtaATCACCCCTCTGGGGGCTTTGGTGatgagcccacgaacctcaggcactgagagacaattgaagaaatctctcaagaagtccaGGTCAGATCCAAGTATCCTGCAGTGTCCgcctgagggccagcactgacacagcccccttggagctcgttagagcagaacaTTGGAGGCAgtaaggacaaggagacaaaggcaatgtgaaagtgacactgatgtgtagacaacctggatgtgtttcaccaaagaaaaggacTACACCTTGTCCCCTGGctcctgggaagggagatcctttcccttcacaccttgctcagggctcttcctggggcagtaggagatggggatgtgcatggccaagtgcaggagaatggtatgacccctgcctggttcatgggtggggttgaggaggcaatgaggccctggtaCTTTAATGACAAGCTGTCTCCTcataggcctcagtggcagagacaacagccatagccatggacacaaagacctgggtcctgttgggactttcagccttgccACAGCCCTCTATCCTGTCCATACCTGGCTGTTTGAAGGACTCGCAGACCTGCacatctttccctgctgcctgtAGACCCTTCTGTGGGTGCTGTCTTACCGGATCtcagctgagtctgataactcagattttcttggtggccatgctcctcgtaaggcagctctgtaggaagctggcctggctCCTGGTGAGCAGGCACCACTGCTcatatggcatccctcgtggtgcccaggccctcctcctcctgggcactgctcactcagcaaGGTCCCAGTCTGCtctgatgtgtggggttcctcttccccTGGTGCAGGACTGGGTTCTTCTTCTTGTAAAGGTCAAGATGTTCCTttaggcaaaatcctgcagtttctcaaggttccccCACAATGACactccattctgtcagctgttcaTGTCTGCAGGCAGAAAGTTCAACCTTTGTGTGATCTGTGACAAGA comes from Anser cygnoides isolate HZ-2024a breed goose chromosome 28, Taihu_goose_T2T_genome, whole genome shotgun sequence and encodes:
- the LOC136787274 gene encoding olfactory receptor 14A16-like: MSNSSSITEFLLLPFADTRELQLLHFVLFLAIYLAALLGNGLILTAVACDHRLHTPMYFFLLNLALLDLGCISTTLPKAMANSLWDTRAISYAGCAAQVFVFLFLISAEYFLLTVMSYDRYVAICKPLHYGSLLGSRACAQMAAAAWGSGFLNAVLHTANTFSLPLCQGNAVDQFFCEIPQILKLSCSDVYLREAGVVVFSVSVLFGCSVFIVISYIQIFRLVLRMPSEQGRHKAFSTCLPHLAVVSLMVSTGMFAYLKPPSISSPSMDLVVAVLYSVVPPAVNPVIYSMRNQELRDAVRTLPEYTNFQHIRL